In Silene latifolia isolate original U9 population chromosome X, ASM4854445v1, whole genome shotgun sequence, the following proteins share a genomic window:
- the LOC141618440 gene encoding secreted RxLR effector protein 161-like: protein MATCPLLDDVEPYRRLVGRLVYLAVTQPDLSNAVHMLSRFLHQPRQEHWSAALRVVRYLKGSPGQGVLFRADSSLSITGWCDSDWGGCPTSRRSVTGWFILLGGSPISWKTKKQLTVSLSSAEAEYRSMANIVCELKWLKGLLASLGVIVPLPMHVLSDSKSAIVLAHNPVFHERTKHIEIDCHFMPDAITDGLMTTTHVSTTEQLADIFTKALGAPQFIHLLAKLGTLDLHAPA, encoded by the coding sequence ATGGCCACTTGTCCTCTCCTTGAcgatgttgaaccatatagacgTCTTGTTGGGCGACTAGTATACCTTGCCGTGACCCAACCTGACTTATCCAATGCCGTCCACATGCTTTCTCGGTTCTTACATCAGCCTCGGCAGGAGCATTGGTCGGCTGCCTTACGCGTAGTACGATATCTTAAGGGTAGTCCGGGTCAAGGGGTGTTGTTTCGTGCTGATAGTTCACTAAGTATTACCGGGTGGTGTGACTCGGATTGGGGAGGCTGTCCTACTTCCCGGAGGTCTGTCACGGGCTGGTTTATCCTTCTTGGTGGATCTCCTATTTCGTGGAAGACGAAGAAACAACTCACAGTGTCTTTGTCATCCGCTGAGGCCGAATATCGGTCTATGGCCAATATTGTTTGCGAATTGAAATGGCTTAAAGGGTTGCTTGCAAGCTTAGGCGTGATCGTCCCTCTGCCAATGCACGTCCTTAGTGACAGTAAGTCGGCTATTGTTCTTGCTCATAATCCTGTGTTCCACGAACGCACAAAGCATATCGAGATTGATTGCCATTTTATGCCTGATGCGATTACCGACGGGTTAATGACTACGACCCATGTTTCCACTACCGAGCAACTGGCTGACATCTTCACCAAAGCCTTGGGAGCTCCACAGTTTATACATTTACTAGCCAAGCTGGGCACTCTCGACCTTCATGCTCCAgcttga